In Oncorhynchus clarkii lewisi isolate Uvic-CL-2024 unplaced genomic scaffold, UVic_Ocla_1.0 unplaced_contig_5291_pilon_pilon, whole genome shotgun sequence, a genomic segment contains:
- the LOC139404985 gene encoding protein NDRG1-like, with the protein MSRKDDVETQFGRVHCTMKGVPKGSRPVIMTFHDIGLNYKSCFNSLFSHEDMQEIRRHFAVCHVDAPGQHEGASTLSTEYTYPSMDQLSETLPQVLKHFRFKSVIGLGSGAGAYILATFALNHPDKVEGLVLININARAESVIDSLTHKMTGWIQALPDHVLNHLFGKEEIQNNPDLIATYRNHITNDVNQSNLAQFFKSYQSRRGLEIERPVPGRNNNARTLQCPALLVVGDSSPAVEAVVESNAKLNPTQTTLLKMADCGGLPQVSQPGKLTEAFKYFIQGMGYMSSASMTRLVRSRTASGSSIASCDSSRSRSHANDHQPVREHTDVSMENVSNSTVDQTVVVSSSKTEDVC; encoded by the exons ATGTCTAGGAAG GATGACGTGGAGACTCAGTTTGGACGGGTCCACTGCACCATGAAGGGGGTTCCCAAGGGTAGCCGCCCCGTCATCATGACCTTCCACGATATTGGACTGAact ACAAGTCGTGCTTCAACTCCCTGTTCAGCCACGAGGACATGCAGGAGATCAGGAGGCACTTTGCCGTGTGCCACGTTGATGCCCCTGGGCAGCATGAGGGtgcctccactctctccacaGA GTACACCTACCCCTCTATGGACCAGCTCTCTGAGACTCTCCCTCAGGTCCTCAAGCACTTTCG GTTTAAGAGTGTCATTGGACTGGGCAGCGGTGCTGGTGCCTACATCCTCGCTACATTTGCT CTGAACCATCCAGATAAGGTGGAGGGACTTGTCCTCATCAACATCAATGCACGTGCAGAGAGCGTGATTGATTCACTTACACACAAG atgACTGGCTGGATCCAAGCACTTCCTGATCATGTTCTAAACCACCTGTTTGGAAAG GAGGAGATCCAGAACAACCCTGATCTGATCGCCACATACCGCAACCACATCACCAATGATGTCAACCAGTCCAACCTGGCCCAGTTCTTCAAGTCCTACCAGAGCCGCAGGGGCCTGGAGATCGAGAGGCCTGTCCCAGGGAGAAACAATAATGCCAGAACTCTGCA GTGTCCTGCTCTGTTGGTGGTGGGAGACAGCTCCCCTGCAGTCGAGGCTGTGGTCGAGAGCAACGCAAAGCTCAACCCAACACAGACCACACTGCTCAAG ATGGCTGACTGTGGAGGACTTCCCCAGGTGAGCCAGCCTGGCAAACTGACAGAGGCCTTCAAGTACTTCATCCAGGGCATGGGTTACA TGTCCTCAGCCAGCATGACCAGACTGGTGAGGTCCCGCACCGCCTCAGGCTCCAGCATCGCCTCCTGCGACAGCAGCAGGAGCCGCTCTCACGCCAACGACCACCAGCCCGTCCGGGAGCACACCGACGTGTCCATGGAGAATGTCTCCAACAGCACCGTAGATCAGACCGTTGTCGTGTCCAGCAGCAAGACTGAGGACGTCTGCTAG
- the LOC139404984 gene encoding CCN family member 4-like has protein sequence MRWLLPWILIVASTHQVFSQHSTAMPPLTATIELYNRTAYCKWPCKCAKSAPLCPPGVSVLMDGCDCCKACSKQVGETCNEADVCDYHKGLYCDYSVDKPRYEKGVCAYMVGTGCEYDGVIYRNGQSFQPSCKYRCLCVNGAIGCVPLCTDSQPPRVWCQTPRRVKLPGRCCEQWICDEPRKTRKADGDAEIVRASHNEVWLKNCITQTTSWSPCSKTCGRGLSLRISNANDQCELIKESRLCNIRPCDVDITKHIKPGKKCLNIYREEQSQNFTISGCNSKKPYRPKYCGVCVATDDRCCIPYKSRTIEVEFECPNGATLTWQVMWINACFCNLSCRNPNDIFSELEHYYDHNEVIN, from the exons ATGAGGTGGCTTCTGCCGTGGATTCTAATAGTAGCCAGCACTCATCAG GTCTTTTCCCAACATTCCACAGCCATGCCTCCCTTGACGGCGACCATAGAGCTGTATAACCGTACAGCGTACTGCAAATGGCCGTGCAAGTGTGCCAAGAGCGCCCCCCTGTGTCCGCCAGGGGTCAGTGTGCTGATGGACGGCTGTGACTGCTGTAAGGCCTGTTCCAAACAGGTGGGGGAGACCTGCAACGAGGCAGACGTCTGTGACTACCATAAGGGACTGTACTGTGACTACAGCGTGGACAAGCCGAGGTACGAAAAAGGAGTATGTGCCT ACATGGTGGGCACAGGCTGCGAGTACGACGGAGTGATCTACCGCAACGGTCAGAGCTTCCAACCCAGCTGTAAGTATCGCTGTCTGTGTGTAAACGGCGCCATCGGTTGTGTGCCGCTCTGCACAGACTCCCAACCGCCCCGGGTGTGGTGCCAGACGCCCAGGCGGGTTAAGCTGCCGGGCCGATGCTGTGAGCAGTGGATCTGTGACGAGCCCAGGAAGACGCGCAAGGCAGACGGAGATGCGGAGATAG TGCGTGCCAGCCACAATGAGGTCTGGCTTAAGAACTGCATTACCCAGACAACCTCCTGGTCCCCGTGTTCCAAGACCTGTGGACGTGGCCTGTCCCTGAGGATCTCCAACGCCAACGACCAGTGTGAGTTGATCAAGGAGTCGCGCCTCTGCAACATCCGGCCCTGTGACGTGGACATCACCAAGCACATCAAG CCAGGGAAGAAGTGTCTGAACATTTACAGGGAGGAGCAGAGCCAGAACTTCACCATCTCAGGCTGCAACAGCAAGAAGCCCTACCGTCCAAAATACTGTGGTGTCTGCGTGGCCACAGACGATCGCTGCTGCATCCCTTACAAGTCCAGGACTATCGAGGTGGAGTTCGAGTGTCCCAACGGAGCCACTCTGACATGGCAGGTGATGTGGATCAACGCCTGCTTCTGTAACCTCAGCTGCAGGAACCCCAACGACATCTTCTCTGAGCTGGAGCACTACTACGACCACAATGAGGTCATCAACTGA